In Candidatus Desulfofervidus auxilii, one genomic interval encodes:
- a CDS encoding GspH/FimT family pseudopilin, which produces MGVKGVTLTELLVVIGILVILLGLGTIGFKHLVANYNLTDATNQLYSDLEWARQKSLGNAHRFGIQFVPNSYTIFEDQNDNNAYDTGEELETRNLNNITLSGYPANNRVLFTRKGTPDQSFTLTLTHNNGKTKQISVSIFRIRIQ; this is translated from the coding sequence ATGGGAGTTAAAGGTGTAACTTTAACTGAGCTCTTAGTAGTTATAGGAATTTTGGTTATATTATTAGGTCTTGGCACTATCGGCTTTAAACATCTTGTAGCAAATTATAACCTAACTGATGCAACAAACCAATTATATTCTGATTTAGAATGGGCAAGGCAAAAATCTCTTGGTAATGCACACAGATTTGGCATCCAGTTTGTGCCAAATAGCTATACTATTTTTGAAGACCAAAATGATAACAATGCATACGATACAGGAGAAGAATTGGAAACAAGAAATCTTAATAACATCACTCTTTCTGGATACCCTGCTAACAATAGAGTCCTTTTCACTCGCAAGGGCACACCAGATCAGTCATTCACACTTACTTTAACGCATAATAATGGAAAAACAAAACAAATTTCAGTGTCAATATTTAGGATAAGGATACAATGA
- a CDS encoding response regulator transcription factor, with the protein MKILLIEDDPNLGESLKEYLEINDINVKWVIDDRLVESILENEVFDVIILDLILKYQKGEDILKKIREKGITTPILVLTAKKELKDKEVCFEEGADDYLTKPFAPKELILRLKALNRRKMSLPKVIEIDNLKIHLDSGVILKDGQEIKISPKAWELLCFLIKHRGQVVSKERILNYVWADNPVGDEIIRTYIKELRKILPENTIETYKGRGYRLK; encoded by the coding sequence ATGAAAATTCTTCTTATTGAAGATGATCCCAATTTAGGGGAAAGTCTTAAAGAATATCTCGAAATAAACGATATTAATGTAAAGTGGGTTATTGATGACAGGCTTGTTGAATCTATACTAGAAAATGAAGTATTTGATGTCATTATCCTTGATTTAATCCTTAAATATCAAAAAGGTGAGGACATTTTAAAAAAAATAAGGGAAAAAGGTATAACTACACCAATTTTGGTCCTCACTGCCAAAAAAGAATTAAAGGACAAAGAAGTTTGTTTTGAAGAAGGAGCGGATGATTATTTAACAAAACCATTTGCTCCAAAGGAGCTTATTTTAAGACTTAAAGCCTTAAATCGACGCAAAATGTCTCTTCCAAAAGTAATTGAAATAGACAACTTGAAAATCCACTTAGATTCAGGTGTGATTTTAAAAGACGGTCAAGAAATAAAAATATCTCCAAAAGCATGGGAATTGCTTTGCTTCCTTATTAAACATCGTGGACAAGTTGTAAGCAAGGAAAGAATACTAAATTATGTTTGGGCGGATAATCCAGTAGGAGATGAAATTATCCGAACTTATATAAAAGAATTAAGAAAAATTTTACCTGAAAATACTATAGAAACTTATAAAGGCAGAGGTTACCGATTAAAATAG
- a CDS encoding radical SAM protein, which yields MIREVLVKSILSKSKVFNWTLNPYFGCQHGCFYCYARFMKKFTNHKEKWGNFVDIKINAPKLLAEEIKKKKKGKVWISGICDPYQPVERKYKLTRKCLEILLENNWPVIIQTKSSLILRDLDLLRKFQNIEVGFTITTADERIKKIFEPKTSSIEERINALANLHKKGIKTYVMIAPILPGVENLPIKLEGKVDYVLIDKMNYHYADWVYRKYKLEKAMRREFFIKKKDELILSFKNKGILCHTLF from the coding sequence ATGATTAGAGAAGTCTTAGTTAAAAGTATTCTTTCTAAATCAAAAGTTTTTAATTGGACCCTTAACCCTTATTTTGGTTGTCAACATGGTTGTTTTTATTGCTATGCTAGATTTATGAAAAAATTTACTAATCATAAAGAAAAATGGGGAAATTTTGTTGATATCAAAATTAATGCTCCTAAACTGCTTGCTGAGGAAATAAAGAAAAAGAAAAAAGGGAAAGTCTGGATAAGTGGCATTTGTGATCCTTATCAGCCAGTTGAAAGAAAATATAAATTGACAAGGAAATGTCTTGAAATTTTACTTGAAAACAATTGGCCAGTAATAATTCAAACTAAATCATCTTTAATTTTAAGAGATTTAGATTTGTTAAGAAAATTTCAAAATATAGAAGTTGGTTTCACAATCACTACCGCAGATGAAAGGATTAAAAAAATTTTTGAGCCTAAAACTTCCTCTATTGAAGAAAGAATTAATGCTTTAGCAAATTTACATAAAAAAGGTATTAAAACTTATGTAATGATCGCCCCTATTTTACCAGGAGTGGAAAATTTACCAATTAAACTAGAAGGAAAAGTAGATTATGTACTAATTGATAAAATGAATTATCATTATGCTGATTGGGTCTATCGAAAATATAAATTAGAAAAAGCAATGAGAAGGGAATTCTTTATTAAAAAGAAAGATGAATTAATCTTATCTTTTAAAAACAAAGGAATTTTATGTCACACATTATTTTAA
- the hpt gene encoding hypoxanthine phosphoribosyltransferase yields MQPKKELVVRNEEILKKVKALSKQITKDYAGRTPIFIGILKGAFIFLADLVRNVELPVKIDFVRLASYGEKDYSTGEVKLVKDVEIPLKGEDVIIVEDIVDTGYTLDFLIKHLKKKQPASLKICALIDKPERREVEIKIDYIGFKLSGFLVGYGLDFNEQYRSLPDIYRLIFND; encoded by the coding sequence ATGCAGCCAAAAAAAGAATTAGTAGTAAGGAATGAGGAAATTTTAAAAAAAGTAAAGGCATTATCAAAACAAATTACTAAAGATTATGCTGGTCGTACTCCAATATTTATTGGTATTTTAAAAGGTGCTTTTATTTTTTTGGCTGATTTGGTTCGAAATGTAGAATTACCAGTCAAAATAGACTTTGTACGTTTAGCTAGTTATGGAGAAAAAGATTATAGTACAGGAGAAGTAAAGCTTGTAAAAGATGTTGAAATTCCTTTAAAAGGAGAAGATGTAATTATAGTAGAAGATATTGTAGATACTGGCTATACTCTTGATTTTTTAATCAAACATTTAAAAAAGAAACAACCTGCTTCTTTAAAGATATGTGCTCTCATAGATAAGCCTGAAAGAAGAGAAGTTGAGATAAAAATAGATTATATAGGATTTAAATTAAGTGGTTTTCTTGTTGGATATGGTCTTGATTTCAATGAACAATATCGTTCTTTGCCTGATATTTATCGATTAATCTTTAATGATTAG
- a CDS encoding Lrp/AsnC ligand binding domain-containing protein — MIAGVLLKVGPGKVKSVLEAIRKIDKVKYAYGVFGRYDIVVMIEAENLDELTKIIVENIGQIEGVISTETLIKADI; from the coding sequence ATGATAGCAGGTGTATTATTAAAAGTAGGGCCAGGAAAAGTAAAATCAGTATTAGAAGCAATAAGAAAGATAGATAAAGTAAAATATGCTTATGGTGTTTTTGGACGGTATGATATCGTAGTTATGATAGAAGCTGAGAATTTAGATGAACTTACTAAAATCATTGTTGAAAATATCGGTCAAATAGAAGGAGTAATAAGTACTGAAACACTTATTAAAGCAGATATTTAA
- the hxlB gene encoding 6-phospho-3-hexuloisomerase, translating to MYYREIIKRIAEITERINPKEFEEFVKTVKNSPRIYVVGAGRSGLVAKAFAMRLVHLGIKVFVVGETVTPALREGDSLLAVSGSGKTAIVVETAKAAKSLKGNVIAVTSDPDSPLAKMANLVVIIPSKIRPKEHVHYEVGELMGSSITPLGTLFEVSTLIFFEACVAELMKQLGVKEEEMKRVHANL from the coding sequence GTGTATTATCGTGAAATAATTAAAAGAATTGCTGAAATTACAGAACGTATAAATCCTAAAGAATTTGAAGAATTTGTTAAAACTGTAAAAAACTCACCTAGAATATATGTGGTAGGAGCAGGACGTTCTGGATTGGTAGCAAAGGCATTTGCAATGCGTTTAGTGCATTTAGGCATAAAAGTTTTTGTTGTTGGAGAAACTGTCACACCAGCTTTAAGGGAAGGAGATAGCTTACTTGCTGTTTCTGGTTCTGGAAAGACAGCCATTGTTGTAGAAACAGCAAAAGCAGCTAAATCTCTAAAAGGCAATGTAATAGCCGTAACTAGCGATCCTGATTCTCCTTTAGCAAAAATGGCAAATTTAGTTGTAATTATTCCTTCTAAAATAAGACCAAAAGAACATGTCCATTATGAAGTAGGTGAATTAATGGGTTCAAGTATCACTCCCTTAGGTACTCTTTTTGAAGTTTCTACTCTTATCTTTTTTGAAGCCTGTGTAGCTGAATTAATGAAGCAATTAGGAGTAAAAGAAGAAGAAATGAAAAGAGTTCATGCAAACTTATGA
- a CDS encoding orotidine 5'-phosphate decarboxylase, which translates to MKLQIALDLVEEKKALNIAEVIAPFVEILEVGTPLLKSVGTKIIHTLKQRFPSNLILADTKTMDVGELEAKLVFNAGADMMTVCAAAPLETIQAAIKTAHNFKKKVIVDFIGIEDKLERAQKIVSLNPDYFNIHTAIDVQVVKGKSFKDLALFKENFSIPLSVAGGITPEDIPKIMKYKPSIIVVGGFVTKASDPKKAVITLKKEIESVLS; encoded by the coding sequence GTGAAATTACAAATTGCTTTAGACCTTGTAGAGGAAAAAAAAGCTCTTAATATTGCAGAGGTAATAGCTCCTTTTGTAGAGATTTTAGAGGTAGGCACACCTCTTTTAAAATCAGTAGGAACAAAAATTATACATACTTTAAAACAACGTTTCCCTTCAAATCTTATTCTTGCAGATACAAAAACAATGGATGTAGGAGAATTAGAAGCAAAACTTGTCTTTAATGCTGGTGCTGACATGATGACAGTTTGTGCTGCTGCTCCTCTTGAGACCATTCAAGCAGCTATTAAAACAGCACATAATTTTAAGAAAAAAGTAATAGTAGATTTTATTGGCATAGAAGATAAATTAGAACGAGCTCAAAAAATAGTTTCATTAAATCCTGATTATTTTAATATTCACACAGCTATTGATGTTCAAGTTGTCAAAGGTAAATCTTTTAAAGATTTAGCATTATTTAAAGAAAACTTTTCTATTCCCCTTTCAGTTGCTGGAGGCATTACACCAGAAGATATACCTAAAATTATGAAATATAAACCAAGTATTATCGTTGTTGGAGGATTTGTTACAAAAGCCTCTGATCCTAAAAAAGCAGTAATAACTTTAAAAAAGGAGATAGAAAGTGTATTATCGTGA
- a CDS encoding DUF1634 domain-containing protein, which produces MQEKPKAPLAGIVYGEIVYWITFIGMIVAVIGAAIYLFGGPQYAKSSCVLSLLWEGEDVHEIWEKCAGHAIHGHWYLKKLGSGDGLGMLGIAFSCIAAVVGVWVSAFTMLKEKEKILYPFLAFIVAVILTLSALGIISLKH; this is translated from the coding sequence ATGCAAGAAAAACCTAAAGCACCATTGGCAGGTATTGTTTATGGCGAAATAGTTTATTGGATTACTTTTATAGGTATGATTGTTGCAGTTATTGGAGCTGCCATTTATCTTTTTGGTGGTCCACAATATGCTAAATCTTCTTGTGTACTTTCTCTTTTATGGGAAGGGGAAGATGTTCACGAAATTTGGGAAAAATGCGCAGGGCATGCTATTCATGGCCATTGGTATTTAAAGAAACTTGGATCTGGTGATGGTTTAGGTATGTTGGGCATAGCATTTTCTTGCATAGCTGCAGTAGTAGGAGTGTGGGTATCTGCTTTTACTATGTTAAAGGAAAAAGAAAAAATACTTTATCCATTTTTAGCCTTTATAGTAGCAGTTATCTTAACTTTAAGTGCTTTGGGAATAATTTCACTTAAACATTAA
- a CDS encoding sulfite exporter TauE/SafE family protein, translated as MDLKKKWKWVLGISIVTIIMSLLGNKIVYAVEEAAETVAPAAEKTLGISPVAFFFLFLIACIVIGIVAVLAGVGGGVVFTPIMMGFTPIDSFVIRATGLFVAMAGALVAAKPFLRKGIANIRILFYGAVPYAVCAVIGALLAGYVKATMGIKGEALVRGGLGIIVIGISMLFIFAGKKIEYPEVGEVDSFTERLGLAMAYWEDSLGRVVNYQVKNAHIAAILFCGVGLISGLFGLGAGWAMVPVFNLVMMAPLKVAATCSKVMIGIGDTAAVWPYIMGGGILPIFAVPCMIGLIVGTLIGAAIMIKIKAGFVRWLIIAIMLFSGIRLLMKAVELWKAASAVVS; from the coding sequence ATGGATTTAAAAAAGAAATGGAAATGGGTATTAGGTATCAGTATTGTAACAATTATAATGTCCTTGTTAGGAAACAAAATTGTATATGCAGTTGAAGAGGCAGCAGAGACAGTAGCACCAGCGGCAGAAAAAACTTTAGGTATTAGTCCTGTAGCCTTTTTCTTCCTTTTTCTTATAGCCTGTATTGTGATAGGTATTGTGGCTGTATTAGCAGGTGTAGGTGGAGGTGTTGTTTTTACACCTATTATGATGGGATTTACTCCAATTGATTCGTTTGTTATCAGAGCAACTGGATTATTTGTTGCTATGGCTGGTGCATTAGTAGCAGCAAAACCTTTTTTGCGAAAAGGCATTGCTAATATAAGGATCTTATTTTATGGAGCAGTACCATATGCTGTGTGTGCAGTAATAGGAGCCCTTTTAGCTGGATATGTAAAAGCAACAATGGGAATAAAAGGAGAAGCATTAGTTAGAGGAGGATTAGGAATAATTGTCATTGGTATTTCTATGCTCTTTATCTTTGCAGGAAAGAAAATTGAATATCCTGAGGTAGGTGAAGTAGATAGTTTTACTGAAAGATTGGGTTTAGCTATGGCCTATTGGGAAGATTCTTTAGGAAGAGTGGTTAATTATCAAGTAAAAAATGCTCATATTGCTGCAATTCTCTTTTGTGGGGTAGGATTAATCTCTGGACTCTTTGGTTTAGGAGCAGGTTGGGCTATGGTGCCAGTATTTAATTTGGTAATGATGGCACCATTAAAAGTAGCAGCTACTTGTAGTAAAGTAATGATTGGAATAGGTGATACAGCAGCTGTTTGGCCTTATATTATGGGAGGAGGAATCCTTCCTATTTTCGCTGTGCCTTGCATGATTGGTTTAATAGTAGGCACACTTATTGGGGCAGCAATAATGATTAAAATAAAAGCTGGTTTTGTCAGATGGTTGATAATTGCTATCATGTTATTTTCTGGTATAAGGCTATTAATGAAAGCAGTAGAGCTTTGGAAAGCGGCTTCAGCCGTAGTATCATAG
- a CDS encoding ATP-binding protein, producing MTLLNRLQVRLNAISLKAKVIIGVSLILIVVIGLFTYYDTLARIKFHFDKQEEWAFELSDTVMRSIEYPMFDGNMDYVQAILERLYKMEDVKVVNLCDANGVIKYSGLPSNIGKKDTSEITKKALLTGLLTKGLEILGGERVLYHAMPIANEKTCYKCHGRERRILGVLTVGINWTPIEERVIALRNREIFLGVISIIVVGFFLTLFLTKYVTRPLSTLTRLADEISRGNPGFEFGRVVKCWEIQKCDEVNCPAYGNTEIMCWYIDDTLCKAELSGKFPEKLNMCRKCTVYKRHMGDEMVQLADAFKHMLYRLRISKEKLKQSEEKYKFLFDTDPNSIFILDHETYRILDANARAESQYGYSKEEFLNMSFWDLGFKEDMEEMKYHFKNILDGRCVLFSKKSHRKKDGSRFYVNIHVCGVRFAGKNAFIATTIDITESVQKEAQLIQASKLATLGEMAAGIAHELNQPLNVMKVGSDFLKKMIERGKKISDKDLKTVAQQISSQVDRASQIINHLREFARVSDIEAHEVNINEPIRNVFKILGQQLRLRQIEVELDLDENLPPIMADSNRLEQVFINLVTNARDAIEEKPSGDKLLKIKSFLDKNDVVVTVSDSGKGIPRNIMDRIFEPFFTTKEIGKGTGLGLSISYAIIRDYGGSITVESEEGVGTTFELRFPACFKHNKNTRH from the coding sequence ATGACACTTTTAAATAGATTGCAAGTAAGATTAAATGCAATTAGTTTAAAGGCTAAGGTAATTATTGGTGTAAGTTTGATTTTGATTGTAGTAATAGGTCTTTTTACCTATTATGATACCTTAGCACGGATAAAATTCCATTTTGATAAGCAAGAAGAATGGGCATTTGAACTTAGTGATACAGTTATGAGAAGTATTGAATATCCCATGTTTGATGGAAATATGGATTATGTTCAAGCTATTTTAGAAAGATTGTATAAAATGGAAGATGTAAAAGTTGTAAATCTTTGCGATGCTAATGGTGTTATTAAATATAGTGGGTTGCCATCTAATATAGGTAAAAAAGACACTTCTGAAATTACTAAAAAGGCATTACTTACTGGTTTATTGACTAAAGGTTTAGAAATCTTAGGAGGAGAAAGGGTTCTTTATCATGCTATGCCTATTGCTAATGAAAAAACTTGTTATAAATGCCATGGAAGGGAAAGAAGGATACTTGGCGTTTTAACAGTTGGAATAAACTGGACTCCTATAGAAGAAAGGGTAATAGCACTTAGAAATAGAGAGATTTTCTTAGGTGTAATTTCTATTATAGTAGTAGGTTTCTTTTTAACTTTATTTTTAACCAAATATGTTACTCGCCCACTTTCTACTCTCACTCGATTAGCTGATGAAATTAGTCGAGGAAATCCGGGTTTTGAATTTGGAAGGGTAGTTAAATGTTGGGAAATACAAAAATGTGATGAAGTCAATTGTCCAGCATATGGAAATACTGAAATTATGTGTTGGTACATAGATGATACGCTTTGTAAGGCTGAACTATCTGGGAAATTTCCAGAAAAATTAAATATGTGTCGTAAATGTACAGTTTATAAACGCCATATGGGTGATGAAATGGTTCAATTAGCAGATGCATTCAAACATATGCTTTATAGGTTAAGAATTTCTAAAGAAAAATTGAAACAATCTGAAGAAAAATATAAATTTCTTTTTGATACTGACCCAAATTCTATTTTTATTTTAGATCATGAAACCTATAGGATTTTGGATGCAAATGCGAGGGCAGAGAGTCAATATGGTTATTCAAAAGAAGAATTTTTGAATATGTCTTTTTGGGATTTGGGATTTAAAGAAGATATGGAAGAGATGAAATATCACTTTAAAAATATTTTGGATGGTCGATGTGTGCTTTTTTCTAAAAAATCACATCGTAAAAAGGATGGAAGCCGTTTCTATGTAAATATTCATGTATGTGGAGTGCGGTTTGCAGGAAAAAATGCCTTTATTGCTACTACAATTGATATTACAGAAAGTGTGCAGAAAGAAGCACAATTAATTCAGGCTAGTAAATTAGCAACATTAGGAGAAATGGCAGCAGGTATAGCACATGAGTTAAATCAACCTCTCAATGTTATGAAAGTAGGTAGTGATTTTCTTAAAAAAATGATAGAAAGGGGTAAAAAGATAAGTGATAAAGATTTAAAAACAGTAGCTCAACAGATAAGTAGTCAAGTAGATAGGGCATCTCAAATTATTAATCATTTGAGGGAATTCGCTAGAGTATCAGATATTGAGGCTCATGAAGTAAATATTAATGAACCTATTAGAAATGTTTTTAAGATATTAGGACAGCAGCTAAGGTTACGTCAAATAGAAGTAGAATTAGATTTAGATGAGAATTTACCTCCAATAATGGCAGATAGTAATCGATTAGAGCAAGTATTTATAAATCTTGTAACTAACGCTAGAGATGCTATAGAAGAAAAGCCTTCAGGTGATAAATTGTTAAAAATAAAGTCATTTTTGGATAAAAATGATGTTGTCGTTACTGTATCTGATAGTGGAAAAGGAATTCCCAGAAATATTATGGATAGAATATTTGAGCCTTTTTTTACCACTAAAGAAATAGGTAAAGGCACTGGTCTTGGTCTTTCTATTAGTTATGCCATTATTAGAGATTATGGTGGTAGTATAACTGTAGAAAGTGAAGAGGGTGTAGGAACAACTTTTGAATTAAGATTTCCTGCATGTTTTAAACATAATAAAAATACAAGGCATTAA
- a CDS encoding response regulator, with protein sequence MKLLLIDDEEPVREILSLSLRSDGYEVITAGDGEEGIRLFQQEKPPIVLTDIKMPGMDGIEVLKKIKQIDPETEVIIITGHGDMDLAIQSLKLEASDFITKPIKDEALAIALKRAIKRREMRQKLNEYTTSLENKVREAIEEIRIKEMQLFQSRKLAALGTLLAGVAHELNNPLSNIYTSCQILLEEIESPDLDLKKQLLKQIEEQTNKARNIVRSLLEFSRQREFKKEILNLKEIMEETISFVQGQIPPKVEMIVEIPDDIEIYADKQHIEQAFLNIITNAIQAIPDKGTVSIKASVDKDKGVVNIEFKDTGVGIEPDILPRIFDPFFTTKEVGEGSGLGLFITHEIIERHQGYIAVESEVGKGTTFLIKLPLEKLKHE encoded by the coding sequence ATGAAGCTTTTATTAATTGATGATGAAGAACCCGTAAGGGAGATTTTAAGTTTATCTTTACGTAGTGATGGTTATGAAGTTATAACTGCAGGTGATGGTGAAGAAGGGATAAGATTATTCCAACAAGAAAAACCTCCAATTGTTTTAACTGATATAAAAATGCCTGGTATGGATGGGATTGAAGTATTAAAAAAAATCAAACAAATAGACCCTGAGACCGAAGTAATAATTATTACTGGACATGGCGATATGGATTTAGCTATTCAATCTCTTAAACTCGAGGCTTCTGACTTTATTACTAAGCCTATTAAAGATGAGGCATTAGCCATTGCCTTAAAACGGGCTATAAAAAGAAGAGAAATGAGACAAAAGCTTAATGAATACACTACTAGTCTTGAAAATAAAGTAAGAGAAGCTATAGAGGAGATAAGAATAAAAGAGATGCAATTATTTCAATCAAGAAAACTTGCAGCCTTGGGGACACTTTTAGCTGGTGTAGCTCATGAATTAAATAATCCCCTTTCCAATATATATACATCTTGCCAAATACTTTTAGAAGAGATAGAAAGCCCTGATTTAGATTTAAAAAAACAGCTTCTAAAACAAATTGAAGAACAAACTAATAAAGCACGCAATATTGTTCGTTCCCTTTTAGAGTTTTCAAGACAGAGAGAATTTAAAAAAGAAATATTGAATTTAAAAGAAATAATGGAGGAGACAATAAGTTTTGTTCAAGGACAGATACCGCCAAAAGTAGAAATGATAGTTGAGATTCCAGATGACATTGAAATTTATGCTGATAAGCAACATATTGAACAAGCATTTTTAAATATTATTACAAATGCTATACAAGCTATACCAGATAAAGGGACAGTTAGTATTAAAGCAAGTGTAGATAAAGATAAGGGGGTAGTGAATATTGAGTTTAAAGATACAGGTGTTGGTATTGAGCCTGATATTTTACCTAGGATATTTGATCCATTTTTTACTACTAAAGAAGTGGGTGAAGGTTCAGGTCTTGGTTTATTTATTACACATGAAATTATAGAAAGACA